A genomic stretch from Solanum stenotomum isolate F172 chromosome 8, ASM1918654v1, whole genome shotgun sequence includes:
- the LOC125874174 gene encoding arginyl-tRNA--protein transferase 2-like, translating into MSEKKKMRSEASSSRSNSNSITAGNDSVVVDVGRRRSPCGYCKSGGPTSISHGLWARSLTVDDYQALLDRGWRRSGCFLYKPEMEKTCCPSYTIRLKANDFVPSKEQRRVLNRMQRFLDGTLDKSSDELMDATDTSGDSQITTSSQSRSLAATKSLTGNLEEKYKTEPLIPHMESQIDNAVHVCIESGDLSSDFQFPKASVKKVAPAKRKLSTEGSEDLLFTSSISFQIAATLRRQRKGVEHEKSSQLGAGERGQAADTPKVIAATLATHLNSLAESLGLLVRACNGHINFYSSERRVDKDAIVSSHNESKQSSSGSCSKESFSSTAHENHELKKRRFEVRLKRSSFDPEEYSLYRRYQIRVHNDSPDEVAESSYRRFLVDTPLIFVPPSGDLTVPPCGFGSFHQQYLIDGRLVAVGVIDILPKCLSSKYLFWDPDLAFLSLGKYSAHQEIRWVTQNQVHCPSLQYYYLGYYIHSCNKMRYKAAYRPSELLCPLRYQWVPFDAAKPLLDMKSYMVLSDFAAQNGQPLPPSNLENYEERNDQQHFHGSNDIFVGEDEEMDEFNYEDSYEELVAESSNIHLPKVEDKDVGSILIGLKEVRLRYKDLRQAFGSSERRYMETQLHKYMRAVGAELSERMVYSLG; encoded by the exons ATGTCTGAGAAAAAGAAGATGAGAAGTGAAGCCAGCAGCAGTAGGAGCAACAGTAATAGCATCACTGCTGGAAACGATTCTGTGGTTGTTGATGTTGGTCGACGTAGAAGCCCATGTGGTTACTGTAAATCTGGTGGTCCCACTAGTATCTCTCACG GATTATGGGCACGCAGTCTGACAGTTGATGACTATCAAG CTCTTCTAGATAGAGGATGGAGAAGATCTGGCTGTTTCTTATACAAACCAGAGATGGAAAAGACATGCTGTCCATCTTACACCATCCGTCTCAAAGCAAATGATTTTGTTCCTTCCAAAGAACAACGCCGAGTACTGAATCGAATGCAGAG GTTTCTGGATGGCACATTAGATAAAAGTTCAGATGAGTTGATGGATGCAACAGATACTTCAGGCGATTCACAAATCACTACCTCTAGTCAAAGTCGAAGCCTTGCAGCAACGAAGTCCTTGACAGGTAACCTTGAAGAAAAGTACAAAACTGAACCATTGATCCCCCATATGGAAAGTCAGATAGATAATGCCGTACATGTGTGCATTGAAAGTGGGGATCTTTCTTCTGATTTTCAATTTCCAAAAGCCTCTGTAAAAAAGGTTGCACCTGCGAAAAGAAAGTTATCCACTGAAGGGTCAGAGGATCTGTTATTTACCAGCAGCATCTCGTTCCAGATTGCAGCTACTTTAAGGCGACAAAGAAAAGGTGTTGAACATGAAAAATCATCACAATTGGGGGCTGGGGAAAGAGGGCAAGCCGCTGATACCCCAAAAGTTATTGCTGCAACACTAGCTACCCATCTAAACTCTCTAGCAGAATCATTGGGATTATTAGTTAGAGCTTGCAACGGACATATAAACTTTTATTCGTCTGAAAGACGAGTTGATAAAGATGCCATAGTTAGCAGCCATAATGAGTCGAAGCAATCCTCATCAGGAAGCTGTAGTAAAGAGAGCTTCTCATCAACAGCACATGAAAACCACGAGCTCAAAAAGAGGAGGTTTGAGGTTCGTCTTAAAAGGTCCAGTTTTGATCCCGAAGAATATTCCTTGTATAGGAGGTACCAGATTAGAGTGCACAATGATTCTCCTGATGAAGTCGCTGAGAGCTCATACAGGAGATTTTTGGTTGATACACCCTTAATATTTGTTCCCCCATCTGGGGACCTTACTGTCCCCCCTTGTGGCTTTGGTTCTTTCCATCAGCAGTATCTGATTGATGGACGGTTAGTTGCAGTTGGTGTCATAGATATTCTCCCGAAGTGTTTGTCAAGTAAATATTTATTCTGGGATCCAGATCTTGCCTTCTTATCATTAGGTAAGTATTCAGCCCATCAAGAAATAAGGTGGGTTACACAGAATCAAGTACATTGCCCTAGTCTCCAGTACTATTATCTGGGTTACTACATCCACTCCTGCAACAAAATGAGATACAAAGCAGCATACCGGCCTTCTGAGCTACTCTGCCCTTTGCGTTATCA GTGGGTTCCATTTGATGCTGCCAAGCCACTGCTCGACATGAAATCGTACATGGTTTTATCTGATTTTGCCGCACAAAATGGACAGCCTCTTCCTCCTAGTAACCTTGAAAATTATGAGGAGCGAAATGATCAACAACACTTTCACGGATCAAATGATATTTTTGTTggtgaggatgaggaaatggaTGAATTTAATTATGAAGATTCATATGAGGAATTGGTTGCTGAGAGCAGTAACATCCATCTGCCCAAAGTAGAAGACAAAGATGTTGGTAGCATTTTGATTGGGTTGAAGGAAGTTCGTCTGAGATACAAA gatTTGAGGCAAGCTTTTGGTTCCAGTGAAAGGCGGTATATGGAGACTCAACTGCACAAATACATGAGGGCTGTTGGTGCAGAGCTCTCTGAACGAATGGTTTATTCGTTGGGTTAA
- the LOC125873721 gene encoding uncharacterized protein LOC125873721, which produces MAPCEALYGRTCRSTIGWFEVGEVEFDRARLSSSSHGEGVMGSCKKGKLSPRFIGPYTISKRVGNVAYELELPSELAAVHLVFHIFMLKKCLGDPSIIVPTENIGIKDNLSYEEIIVQMLYGQAWKLRTKKIASVKVLWRKQLVEEAT; this is translated from the exons ATGGCTCCTtgtgaggctctttatgggcgAACATGTAGATCTACTATcggttggtttgaggttggtgaagttgAGTTTGATAGggccagacttagttcatcaagccaTGGAGAAG GTGTTATGGGATCTTGTAAGAAGGGAAAACTCAGTCCTCGATTCATTGGTCCTTACACGATATCCAAGAGagttggtaatgtagcttatgagttggagctaccgtcAGAATTAGCAGCAGTCCATCTGGTATTTCACATCTTTATGCTAAAGAAGTGTTTGGGTGATCCTTCAATTATTGTGCCTACTGAgaatattggtatcaaggacaacctatcttatgaggagattatCGTTCAGATGCTTTATGGTCAGGCTTGGAAGTTGAGAACCAAAAAGAttgcatcagtcaaggtcttatggagaAAACAGTTAGTTGAGGAGGCAACATAA